ATAGTTGTGTCTAAAAAGGACATGTTGGTGCTGAAGTACTCAAGAGATAGttggatggaggggtgatgactgttgaatttctgatggaactcaatcagagattgcaggttttcagtccaaatgatgaaggtaTCAGTATAATTTAAgcatagcaagggtttgatggtacagtccctgaggaattcttcttccagattctctcacaagaaaaccactctctctctctccaatctctcaggtttaatccttaaagggaatttacaaaacacttttcatagatgagcctatgagcttcacttcatcaacctcctggatacaaaaaatcatggactaaatatagacattggatttatgacacattataacctgcctgacatctgacttcccagatacctctccactatttaccagcttcAATCATTCCCcattcccccttgcccccccagcccatctctcacccactgactcctcatttacatcttcactgactgcctatcttccatccaggaagagcacacaccaactgcagatattTCCTCAGcctaagggtttttaaacccaaaaacctgctaagaaaaaaaattccagctatttagtctactaaaagatatcagatttacccaaagaaccttgtctaaccAACTTAAAACAGTTTTACATCTAGTGCTGCTAGAAATAGGGATTATCTAACAGGTAGAGCTTGGTTTTATACATACTTGACTTATAATCAAAGAACATCTCTTGTTCCTGAAACCAGACCCTTAAGGGAAATTACAATCCTAAAATTATTCCCCACCGTGAAGGCTCAGTGTGGGTTTATGGGCACTCGTTCCATTTCCAAAGAAAATCATCAGAAAAACTGCATGGGGTTAGATTTTGTGAGCAAGTTAATATAACTAAAAACAAAGTGTGAAGCTCTCATCTGGAAGAAAAGGCACAGGACTAGTCATATAGGAGGATTTAACAACAACTACGCACTATTTTTGTATCCCGTTACAAATTCACGAGCTCTTTGCCCATGCGCACAGAGCCGAGAGGGCGCTGGGACCCGGCTCAACgacccccagagccccccagccAGACCCCGCCTATGCGGGAGCCGCACGCGCGCCCCGCTCAGCCGCTGCTTTTTGCTCTTTCCTCCAGGTCCTCAGCAAGGGGGCAGGCGCACTACGCATGCGCGCACGGGGCCTGCCGGCAGGACCTGCTACGCTACTGCCACCCCGCGCCGACCTTCTCACGCCTCCACTCACTGCCGGGACGGGCCGCAATCCGGCCCTTCAGCGCCTGTCTCCACTCCATGCCCCGAATCCGCCTCCCGCTCTAGCCACCGCGCATCCGGGCTACTGTGCCCACATGATGTGGCCCGCTACCACCGCCATCTTAGGGGCTGCCATGCCTCCCTGCGTCACGTGCCCAGCACGACCCTAACTCTTGCCCACAATCAAGATGGAGTCCAAAGGCCACTAAGGTGATTCTAAGACGCCCTCCTTTCATAGGATCCCGGCGGTCACGTGCACAATACCCTCTTCCGTGAAGGAGTTCGGCGGGAGCTCCGATTGGCTGAGAGGCTCTAGCTTGAAAAGTCTGCTGGGTACAGACCGCTCGGCCGGCTCTAGCGCTTCGGTGGGAGTTTAGCAGTGGTGATAGGTTGGTGCTTGCCACGCATGGGCTCGGGTCGGTCAGTGGGCAGTTTTCAGCGAGTGCGCAATCGGCGCAAACTCCAGCTCCAGCTCGCTTTGCGCTACGATGGGGTGCACATGTTCCGCCGCCGCCTCACGTTGCATGCCGAGCACTAGCTTTTCCGGAGGTGGGGTGAGGCCGCCGAGACCTGCCTTGGCTGCGGATCCACGTGGGTGGCGGAGGGGCCAGGGATCGGCTCCCGGCCTCTGCCCTGCACCGAGCGGGCGGCGTCGACACGCACAGCTTGGATGGTAGTTACCTCGAGTTAGCGCCCTGGCTCCCTCGGTGGTCTCGGGGTTCATTCGGGCTCTTCACAGGTACTGAGCGCAGGCCCatgggcttggggcccaggatCCCAGCACAGCAGGCTTGTCTTGGGGCAGGACCCGGCCTGTTTTTAGCCCAAGCAGGTGCTGGCGAATGTGAACGACCCCGGGTAGTCTGAGGTGTTTGATGCAGTGATGACCCCATGTCCCTCAGCAGGTTGATCGCCTTGTTTGTCCTCCTTGGCATATTGAGCTGCAGGTGCCGCCTTTCTCAGcactacccccccacccccagtgtttGTGTTTAAATTCCCTTCTATCTGGAACCGCTGCTTTCTGGAAGTCCCTTTGTAGCATCTGAAGAAGCAGGATGTGCCTAGAAAAGCTTACGCTTCTCTGAAGCAGTTAGTCTTTaagatgcccccctgccctgccttctacagaAAAGTGTGCCTTCCTGAGGTGCCCCTTACTACAAACTGGCCGGCAAAGCAGGTGATGGCTGCTACCAGAAAGCATCCCCTGCTTAATGGGGAGCCTAGGCACAAGTTTTTCCTTGTTCCTGTTCAGAGTAGACAGTTCCCACTTACTCAAACTTTATGGACTTGGGGTAGAAACTTTGTGTTATTGGCAGCATCTCGGCAGTCTCTAGGCACGAAAAGTTGGGATCTCGACCTGAAGTGGTTCAGTTTTTGTTGTTAAAATGTAAACTGAATTGAATTGCTGGATGTTACCTTTGACAGTGGTGCTAACGTTGTCCTTTGTggtctgctttttatttttagggaCTCATTTCCTTATttggagggaagcagcagaagaGCTCTGTTTTTGGAAGCTGTATTGTATTCCCCAGTTCCACATGCATGTATGACAAACCTTAAAGAGCATTAATGGTAGGACAGCCACAATAAACAGCGATTTGCAGGCCTTTTTCTCTGGAAGAAAGACatcctattttttttattaatattttgctcattttaaatgtttctcCATTTTGGCATCTTTTGTTTTCAGGAAACTTTTAAGATTATGTGCCCTTTTGTTTAGACAGCCCTTAGATTTGAATTATACATTTATTTGTGCAAACTGCACTTACTGTGAGATCTTTCCTGGAAATCTTCCCCAGCATATTGATTTCTTATGGCTTTCTTCCTTCAAGCGAGTAACTGGGGTTTGCAGACTTTCCTGGGTAGATGTTTCCTGTTCCAGCCTGCTTCCACTTGTCAAAAATCACTGGCTCTCATGGTTCACCTCCGCAGTAGGGATCAAGTTAAAGGTTTGCCTTTTACTACATCTTCCCAATCTGCAGTACCTCAGGATCTCAGAGGAGTTCATATGCTGCACAAGTCCAGATCTGGAAGCAgagatggagaaaaagaaaaaaggaaggagagctCCAGGGAAGAGGACAAGAAGAAAAGTCTTATGTCCCCgttctctgctggagctgccaaACACCGATCAGTGAGGCAGCGGACACCTACATCTATGAGACTGCCTAGGTTGTCTAAAAAAGATGATATCCAGCCTCCAGAAAAACCTTTGAATGCTGAGGAGTGGCAGGAATGGAGGACACGATTAAAGCATCTTACAAATTTTGAAACTGTAATGTTACGTCGAATGATCAAGTATGAAAGCTCCATAGATGTGGCCAAGTCCTTGATGGCTGATGTGGTATTGAGAAATGGGGAGGTCAAGTATAATTTATTGCTTGGGTACCTGATTCTATGTGTCCAGCAGAAGCAGGTGGCAGAAATTTTTGATATCTATGATATAATTAAACTCAGATTTAAGACTTTAGACCCTGGGTGTTACAGTCTTCTAATCAGGGGTCTGAGTGATACAGAGCGTTGGAGAGAGGCCATTTTGCTACTGAAGGAGATTAGAAAAGTTACACCCCCCTCTAAAGGGAACTATGGATATTGTATCAAAGGGGCTCTCAATAATCAAGACGTAAAACTGGCATTAGAATTGTATCATGAAATGGTGGCCGAAAATGTGATGCCACACATGGATGTGCTGCAGGCCTTTTTTGATACCTGCAAGGGTACACAAgatgataaattaaaaaaagaactcTTAGACATGCTTCTGTATTTTAGAGAGAACCAACTCTATCCTAATGAAGCTGTTATGCAGAGTATAAAGCTGTGGTTTGAAAGGTAAGTAATGTAATTTCAGAAGTAATTGACTAGAGTTGGTGAAGGAATGGGTGACATTTCCTGTTATCCTTTTATCTTGCAGAAACTCTAAATAACCCTGCCAGCCTCAGGATGAAAGCAGCTGTGTGTAGGTGGGGTGGTGCTGGCTCAACATTATGATGTGATGGTGCAGTATTTAAGGGGCCCAGTACTAGCAGTTCAGTGTCTTTCATGAAGAAAGACATCCTCACTTCAGAGAAGGTCTTAAAGGATTGTGTGCTAATGGGAATTTTGTTCCCATTTGATGTATCACCACCTACCTCGCCACAGAAGATAAGGGAAGAAACTAGATTATGGGTGTGATGGTGGTAGAAAGCAATTTAGTAGATGCCTAGATACTGTAGTAATTTGTAGTATAAATTATTAGATTAACCTCATTTCTCTTGCTGCATGTTTCTTCTCTTGTTATTTTCTCAGACCCAGATCCTACATCAGCAGTGTTCTAGGAAAgcttggcccatgggccagatatgaTCTGcacagccatgtcatctggtggcctgcagggctccccactggtctggaaatttggcagtgggggagtggtggcaattaacactgtcactgcTCCTGACCCCGCACTACTAAATTTCCAAGCAGCCATAGGCCAGATGCCATAATCCTGCACCATCTGGCACAGGGCCCAGTTTTGTGGATTCAGGGACCAATctggcacatggagctgggaCGTAATCTGGCTAGGTTGGCCATCTACACTGTGTTGGGCCTTGGCTGGGCTAGTCCCATGCTCTGGATTGGGCCTGCAgattggatctggtctgtggactgaccctgtgccactcatctatCCCACAGGATAAGGTTGGGCATCGTTGTTTTGCATCAAACCAAAAGGAATTTGGCTCTTTATTTCATAGGTGTAGAACAAAGCTCTCACCCATTTCTGTATCTAGTGCCAATCCAATTTCATTATattttgctttcttctccctctttctttacCTCCACATCTGATGTTGACCTCACAACTATTGAACTTTGGTAGTGCCAGTTACAAGGACTTCAGTATTCCCAATTTCTTAAGTACCTTGCTGAAGTCAGCAGCTTCAAAATTGCTAGTGTACATGCTTCCTGGTCAAGCCAAACTTTAATATAGAGGTGGCTTAACTGTCAAGAGCACTGTGTATATTGTTCAGTACTGATTCTTTGAACAACAGTAGTTGGAATATCACATCACAAGGTGTGACTTATGAAATATTCTCtatagcaggggtgctcaacccctggcctgtgctggggatgtaaatattgtttaaaaattatCTGTTTATTATCCTCTAATTATACCGGTTAAACAGTTAACCGATAATACATACCTAGTCCTGGCCTGAGGGTGCAGAGCCCCGGGCCAGAATCTACCCTGCCCTGCTAGGGACTACACACAGACCACTTGAGCACAACTGCTGCTGGGATCTGCTCCCCAGTATCTTtgacaggggcaggaggaagtggcagcaagcttcccctcccccccaaaagcaCAGCCCATGTGCAGTAGGAGCAGGTTAAGCGCTTTCCCAGCTGATTTAAACTTTTAAGTAACATGTTATCTCTCTCCAGCCAGCTTCCTGGCACCTGTGaaggagcagctaattgcttaattgaccAGTCATTAAACAACCTGCTATTTGTATCTCTAGCCCTAtggctatgggtactagtccctccttgctcctccctcctgcctgccctgacaCCTTCTTGTTTCTGAGGCACTACGCTGCTTTCCTTCCCCACTGTACTGTGCCCCATGCTAAATATTAACCAGTTGATGCGTTACTAGTATAaatataggtttcatagacactagggctggaagggacctcagaagatctccaagtccagccctctgccccaggggcaggaagtcagcaagggtcataggatcccagcaagataaacatccaaatgtctcttgaaggcgttcaaagtaggtgcttgaaccacctccagccgcagtctattacagaccttgggggcttggacagtaaagaagttcttccttatgcccagcctgaaaaggtcatggaggagttcgtgactgtttgatcttgtcatcccttggggtgctctggtgaacagatgttcccccagatcctgatgagcatcccttataaacttataggcagccaccagatcatgCCTGAGCCtggtgcttttccaggctgaagagtcccatagctctcagcctctcatcataaggtttgttttcctgacctctgatcacacacgtggctctcctctggactctctcaagcttctccacatccttttttaattgtggagcccaaaactggacatagtactccagttgtggcctcaccaaggccaagtacaatgggagaatgacatcctgggatttgcttgagaagcatctatggatgcaagctagcgttttgctctctttactagctgcaacatcactGTAACAGGGGTGCCTCCTTAGGGTCTGCCTACTGgtggccccacccacctgttatgagccaactgcctgccttctctcttgccatgccttgttgttaattgattgatagatgtaattaagtgggaggctgcccatttcctgccccgatgccaggggacgctatctgcggctccattcctcccctacaccgcagcccaagcctcgcagatggaatcaACGTTGTTCAGTCTAGGCCTTATTATAATTTGGCTCCCTGGgccctccgcagccctgtctcgccctgcgccttccctggtgccCGGGTCGATGCagccccaaatgctgtgccctctctggcaccagggttccCTATGCtgccgtgggtcccctatgaggcctcctccatcccctaatagcctcacccaagccaccagtcttaaacagcaaacaaaacacaagcccctgggctataacgtaAGTCCAAGCCGCccagctataacatcattcaGACCATACTGGGGAATACTCCATCCATCAACAGTGTTAGaaactgctcctgcagtcaggcctctccgttttggttgctctgggagagctccttcccccttggttgctggcagggaactgccatcttggcctcaggcctgggatttatgtgagccaggccctgccctttccagtcggctgaccactggcaggtgtgggccactagctcactctggGTGCCCTGGTaatcagcagctggggctccccacttactgctagggctcttcccctagcagtttccactGTTTATAGGAGCCAGGCACCTAAATGCTCTGCGACACACCTCCCTGCTTAAGACCCTCACTCACCCGAGTGGGTCTTCACATTTTCGGGTATCACATCCATCCTGGGCTTCTCTCGGCCTTTCTTCATTCACCCAGCAACTCAGGAACAGGAGGCAGAGGTTTTCAGGTGCCTCCTACTCaccttttccccaagggtgcactATGTGGGATTTGCTGGGAGTTACCCCGccacaggtagtccccccacattagccagcCTTGGGAGGGTGCAACTTAGGCCTGTCTTTTCTCCTCTTCTATAGCCTTTAGATGATAGTGAGGATGGCTCCAGGCATGGTGTATTCTTCTGACCGAGACTGCAGGCGCAGCACCATAGTCATTGGGAATCCgcctctctgctgcccctctgtCCTTCTCCACTCGCCATATGTCAGGTCTTggtcctcctcttcctgtcacctgaccggctggcagggcttgagccttaacccctacttgaccagCCGGctgtgactggaaggttctggacttaaaggggccgccctgtctcttagtaacaggattagggttccctgttacaatcacattgatggctcatgttcatatacTTATCATTCAaacatttaacctttcacatccctactgTGGGCCCGTGTCATCTGGCCCAGGAGGCTACCCATGGccctagaaatttggcagtgggataACAGCAGCAGTACTTCCCTACCACCTAATttcagacccctggggaaccacaGGTCCTGTGAACTGGATTGGGCACTTGATCCCAGCttgaagggctgggtgggggcagtatTGGGCTCCAGGGTCTAATCTTGATGTGGGGGGGCCCAAGAGGGGGCGgtgccaggacccattcctgaCATGATGGGACCGGAAGGTATGGTACTAGGCCTGCAGAGACCAATCCCAATGgaaggggtggtgccaggccctgAAGGACCAATCCTGGCACATAAGGGTGGGAAGAGGTGGTGCGGGGCTCCCAGAGACCAATCTCAATGCACAGGGGCTGAGGAGGGTGTCTGTGCCAGCTCATTGGGATTCAATCCTAGCTTCCAGCAGTGCGAGGGGACAGTGCCATGCCCCTGGCAAATGATCCTGGTGTGCGGGGCAGGGGGTAGTGCTGGGccgcagggcccaatcctggcacacagggctcatttcagcccacagactggccccaccccacttatctggcctgtggggtcaaaaggttgagcaccactctTCTATAGTATGAAtggttaaatattttatttctatacacaGATCTTTGGTTGTAATtcaaatataattaaataaaaagctAATATTTtctaagttcttttcttttttttagtatTCCAGGAGAGAAATGGACAGGACGCTTGACCAGCATGGAAAATGGGTAAATGtaccattttgtttaaaaaagtattacatttgattttgtttggttgtatgtttgggtttttttgcctggaGCTTTTCTGCCCTAAAACAAGAAAAagtataatttttcttttcttatttatttattttatttctaatttccTACTTAAGTGAAGTTTTGACCATTAAGAATTTCTGATACATTCACAAGCCTTTAATGGCATTACAACCTCCAAAACTCCTGGGGAAAGAAGACACGGGGGCAGTGAGGATAAGGATGATCTTGTGGGATATCATCCTAGTATTGCTGTTGAGAAGACATGCTGCTGAGCTAGACTGCAATTTGTAGTGTGTTGAGAAGGgttcattatttattttattttggtacaATCCCTAGCCTgggctgacagtcagctgatggTTGGGCCTAGCTATGGATGTGTGGgcaccccctgcactggcaagtggGGCACGATTGGAATCTGGTCTGCTATCCCAAATTATGCTTCCTGCCATGGTGTGTCTGAGCTCACAACATGGTACCAAGCGATGGAATCAGTTGGCAGTGTCTGCAGAACTTTTGGATGAAGGCTACATTCCAGGAACTCTCTGGCAAGGTCAACTCAGTCTCGTAGTGCAGAGATACCAATATGAGAACTGCTTGGACAATATTGTAATCAGTTGGTTCCAATttcttttgttgatttttttttttttttttaacttagcaTTGCCAGTGTATGCCCTTTAAAATGAACTAGCTACTAAAACAGTATTTCTTTATACCCATATCTGAGTTGTTAGATGCCATTTTGAGaatgggcagggagagaggagagtgCGAGTGAAGTATCAGAGGCTGCGGAGAAGCTAAAAAAGTGTATGGGAGTCAGTAAATTACCCTTTCCTGACTCTCCTTTTTTTCTGAGTGGTTTTCTGCCTCTGGATATGGCTGTTTTTTAAAGATGCCCTGGCTCTTCATGGGGTAGTGGTAACTCTGGGACATAGCACCATAATTGTATTGTCCTTCTTTGCCTTACTATTAGGACTATCACAGTTCTTTTCTTTGTCTAGGATTGGAACCTTGTCCCTGTGGTACTTGTTCTTCTCCATCTCCTCTCCTTGAGACAGCTCAGACAATTTATTTAGTCCTTTTAACTAGCAGAAGAAAGCTGGTGACTTGTTAGCTGGACTCTTGTTTGTTAATTTAGGCAAACATAGTCAGATGCCTTCAGAACACTTCAGGCTTTCAATAACACCTGACTGTGTTATGGTGCTTTCCTTGTTGGAATATGATTTGAACTAAAAGACAATGActtcaaaacattaaaaataaaagcatattgGGAGGATTTAGTAGAAGGATAAGACTTGTTCCTGTTGAATTATGAATAATTTAGTCTTGCTTCTCAAAATGCAGAtgcttttaaaaagcattttagcAGATAACAGTTACTAAAATCTCAATTTTCCTTTTAAGCAATAATTCATGTTACTTGGATAGCCTTATCCCAAAGTACTCCAATTATGCCTGCAAATAGTCTACTTTACATGTTTGAGTGACATTAATTGCCAGAACAAAATGGAAGCTAAACAGAAATGTTGGCATATAAATTGTAGAGAGGGAAAAATATCTGTACCTAGAATGGCAAGAAAGAGGCTGAAGTATAAAAATGAGGGGGAGATTTTCATTTAGAAAGGAATGCTCTCAACCCTTTCAAAATTTGTCTTTATTAGCATGCACAAACAGATTAGTAAGGCATATACACAGAACCACAGTATTGTTGTCGGGTAACAGACAGTGGGCTTAATTCTGCTCTAGTGTGTAGTTGTGTAAATCCAAAATAACTCCATGAAAAACAGTGTATTTACTCTGGATTTTCATCAGTGTGAATGAGTGAAGCCCATGCATTGATAAATGCAAACTCTGAGAATAGCAGAATCTGAGATGTCTCAAATATTTGTTTACTTAGTAGACTGTTTAGTTTTGTCAGTTTATGTGTGTGGGGCTCGCTCTCTATAGTATATGAGCAGCTCATTGTCTTTAAAGTACTAGTGTCTGTTTTGATGGTGGGGAACTGAGACAGAGACTAAATTACTTCCCCAGAAAACTTGTAGAACAGTAAACTTTCAAGCCCCATGTTAGTACCAGAACCATTGGACTATTCATCCTTTCTCTTTACTAATAGGGACTGTAGCACAAAATTTGAGCCTTCTAGGCTTAAATAGTCAAGACTTAAAGAGTATGATTCAGAACTTGTTATCTTAAAATCTATTTTCATTGATTGTAGCAGGGTTTGATTCTTGCCTAAGGAGGGCACAACTTATTTTTCAATGATGGTTTTTAATAGAAGGGTGTAAACATACATCCCTGAATACCTGGAAGTGAAATTGAACATAGCTTTTACTGTTCTTGTTCAAATACATGTTTTATTATTCCTAATTTACTTTCTATTACAGTTGGGGGTGTCCAGTTTGTAACCAGGTCTTAGAAACTATTGAGCTAAGTAAAAAGGAATATAATATtctcaagaaaaaaataatgaagaatGTGATGCAGGGGAACGATATATTCAAAAAGACAACTCCCCAGGTAAGTTCCTAGTGCTTTCAGCTTCATTAATGGGAGAGTCCAAAATGGTTACTTTTCAGTAGTTTTAAACCAACAGTAAATTATTTACACAATTTtaaattaaagactttttttaaatgatgtgaACACTAGAAATCTTGACTGTTTTATAGTTAAATCTATTCAAGATTTCAAGCTACCACAAAACCCATGTTGCACTTTCAGTAAAATTGATTTTATTAGGGATTTAGTAGGGTTTCATTTTGGAAACCTATTTATTACATATAGAATGCTTAGCATTTCAGTAGTGAAGTGCCATTGTACCTATCGGctggggggcgaccttctcagcaccactgaggcagaaagagatcttggagtcactgttgactccaggatgaacatgagttgtcaatgtgatgaagcagttcatcacaccttgtcgtgcctccgtaggtgcttcacaaacaggtccagggaggtgattctccttCTATATGTGGcactggtaaggctgcagctggagtactgtggccagttctggatgccgcagttcaaacaggatgtggacaacctggagagggtccaaagaagagctactCATCTGATTGGAgtcctgcagggaaggccctatgaggaaaggctaagggaccttaacctcttcagcctctccaagagaaggctgagaggggacctcgtggcggcatacaaattcataaggggagagcagcacaaagtaggcaatgatctgtttaccagggcatcccctggaataacaaggaacaatgaccaTAAGCTagtagagagtaggtttagactgaaCATTAGAAAAGTTTTTtacggtcagggttgccaggatctggaatgggcttccaagggaggtggtgctccccccatccttgggggtcttcaagaggagactggacaggcacctggttgggatcacatgatcccaggtttggtgccccttttcttgcctgccaggggtaggggcctggactagatggcccactgaggttgcttctgaccctagaatctatggaCTGTCAAAACTGGAAGCaacatttggaaatgcatatAAAACTTCAAAAGAAATCCCCTAAACCAGGGCTGAGCAATTATTTGGGATGGAGGTTTGGACTTaaggaggtttggtgagctgttgggagGGAGTGCCACAGCAGGGGAACAATTGATCCTTTCCAGCTTGGGCCTGTCCATCCCATACCCACCACTAGGAGTGCTGGGTAGAGCGGGTGggcggggtctccatggagactgatcTGGGACCCCTGCGGACAGGGCACgctcagctgggtggatggggtGTGGCCGTAGGGGGGCCTGGGAGCAGCATCTGGAAGCAAAATGTACagacagccagggccaggattgtggggtggtgacagtgtggcaCCGGGGCCTGGGATAGAGCTGCAATCCGCTCCCTGTGCATCTCCTGCCCATGGAGGGGTATCAATGCCTCTTTATTGTTGCAAGGATGTGCGGGGAgaagattgcagctctgccctgggccctgaccctgtgctgtcactgccc
This genomic window from Alligator mississippiensis isolate rAllMis1 chromosome 2, rAllMis1, whole genome shotgun sequence contains:
- the PRORP gene encoding mitochondrial ribonuclease P catalytic subunit isoform X4 → MAFFLQASNWGLQTFLGRCFLFQPASTCQKSLALMVHLRSRDQVKGLPFTTSSQSAVPQDLRGVHMLHKSRSGSRDGEKEKRKESSREEDKKKSLMSPFSAGAAKHRSVRQRTPTSMRLPRLSKKDDIQPPEKPLNAEEWQEWRTRLKHLTNFETVMLRRMIKYESSIDVAKSLMADVVLRNGEVKYNLLLGYLILCVQQKQVAEIFDIYDIIKLRFKTLDPGCYSLLIRGLSDTERWREAILLLKEIRKVTPPSKGNYGYCIKGALNNQDVKLALELYHEMVAENVMPHMDVLQAFFDTCKGTQDDKLKKELLDMLLYFRENQLYPNEAVMQSIKLWFESIPGEKWTGRLTSMENGWGCPVCNQVLETIELSKKEYNILKKKIMKNVMQGNDIFKKTTPQELKRFQDFMENRLPYDIVLDGLNIVRCVSRICGYNVQNLRLLVLGRKHLNEFQFWKWNAMTARQGKVDFFFTENISQDDPFLVYATLHSGNNCKFVTRDLLRDHKACLPESIQQLFFKWQRGHQLMPFASRTKKIYFAPILSYDTVVQTTGDTWHIPYDDHLVERYSYEVPRKWLCLRRK
- the PRORP gene encoding mitochondrial ribonuclease P catalytic subunit isoform X6, translated to MAFFLQASNWGLQTFLGRCFLFQPASTCQKSLALMVHLRSRDQVKGLPFTTSSQSAVPQDLRGVHMLHKSRSGSRDGEKEKRKESSREEDKKKSLMSPFSAGAAKHRSVRQRTPTSMRLPRLSKKDDIQPPEKPLNAEEWQEWRTRLKHLTNFETVMLRRMIKYESSIDVAKSLMADVVLRNGEVKYNLLLGYLILCVQQKQVAEIFDIYDIIKLRFKTLDPGCYSLLIRGLSDTERWREAILLLKEIRKVTPPSKGNYGYCIKGALNNQDVKLALELYHEMVAENVMPHMDVLQAFFDTCKGTQDDKLKKELLDMLLYFRENQLYPNEAVMQSIKLWFESIPGEKWTGRLTSMENGWGCPVCNQVLETIELSKKEYNILKKKIMKNVMQGNDIFKKTTPQELKRFQDFMENRLPYDIVLDGLNIVRCVSRICGYNVIWDSECVVERGPERDNITERNKGLTRDSTMTPTEVMIVQFFVMNVILCICVCAGYYLIRSLEDELLLLTDFVFARLVSRTIDRAMNNPDDRFEV
- the PRORP gene encoding mitochondrial ribonuclease P catalytic subunit isoform X1, with the translated sequence MAFFLQASNWGLQTFLGRCFLFQPASTCQKSLALMVHLRSRDQVKGLPFTTSSQSAVPQDLRGVHMLHKSRSGSRDGEKEKRKESSREEDKKKSLMSPFSAGAAKHRSVRQRTPTSMRLPRLSKKDDIQPPEKPLNAEEWQEWRTRLKHLTNFETVMLRRMIKYESSIDVAKSLMADVVLRNGEVKYNLLLGYLILCVQQKQVAEIFDIYDIIKLRFKTLDPGCYSLLIRGLSDTERWREAILLLKEIRKVTPPSKGNYGYCIKGALNNQDVKLALELYHEMVAENVMPHMDVLQAFFDTCKGTQDDKLKKELLDMLLYFRENQLYPNEAVMQSIKLWFESIPGEKWTGRLTSMENGWGCPVCNQVLETIELSKKEYNILKKKIMKNVMQGNDIFKKTTPQELKRFQDFMENRLPYDIVLDGLNIVRCVSRICGYNVCHPELWHTLCYPTDLSSRSKSELFDVVSYFAQQNLRLLVLGRKHLNEFQFWKWNAMTARQGKVDFFFTENISQDDPFLVYATLHSGNNCKFVTRDLLRDHKACLPESIQQLFFKWQRGHQLMPFASRTKKIYFAPILSYDTVVQTTGDTWHIPYDDHLVERYSYEVPRKWLCLRRK
- the PRORP gene encoding mitochondrial ribonuclease P catalytic subunit isoform X2 gives rise to the protein MAFFLQASNWGLQTFLGRCFLFQPASTCQKSLALMVHLRSRDQVKGLPFTTSSQSAVPQDLRGVHMLHKSRSGSRDGEKEKRKESSREEDKKKSLMSPFSAGAAKHRSVRQRTPTSMRLPRLSKKDDIQPPEKPLNAEEWQEWRTRLKHLTNFETVMLRRMIKYESSIDVAKSLMADVVLRNGEVKYNLLLGYLILCVQQKQVAEIFDIYDIIKLRFKTLDPGCYSLLIRGLSDTERWREAILLLKEIRKVTPPSKGNYGYCIKGALNNQDVKLALELYHEMVAENVMPHMDVLQAFFDTCKGTQDDKLKKELLDMLLYFRENQLYPNEAVMQSIKLWFESIPGEKWTGRLTSMENGWGCPVCNQVLETIELSKKEYNILKKKIMKNVMQGNDIFKKTTPQELKRFQDFMENRLPYDIVLDGLNIVRCVSRICGYNVLFDVVSYFAQQNLRLLVLGRKHLNEFQFWKWNAMTARQGKVDFFFTENISQDDPFLVYATLHSGNNCKFVTRDLLRDHKACLPESIQQLFFKWQRGHQLMPFASRTKKIYFAPILSYDTVVQTTGDTWHIPYDDHLVERYSYEVPRKWLCLRRK